A region of Leclercia adecarboxylata DNA encodes the following proteins:
- a CDS encoding KilA-N domain-containing protein: protein MSTQPLMKHEVVLPVIVDGYHWACNQDRMWNLNELHRTLGLPPAKEPGQWRSSLKDKLVKDANLHVLAGRSGGTLATEEAAIAYAMWVSDDFYLKVIRAFIALRNDKVSEAKALAQDSKELKGLKPIARNWLEKLDNPKQGHTLTECLKNLDFRLGTKLVSAKALNAVLKSGRIANPFYSRKLDGRGQPVFDISSGGWMTSFNPKGLENVYYRLQDNHYNGQEGLKVLTKGYEWLKSNKVELVRLCAKGGL, encoded by the coding sequence ATGTCAACTCAACCCTTAATGAAGCATGAAGTAGTTCTTCCGGTCATCGTTGACGGCTATCACTGGGCCTGTAATCAGGACCGTATGTGGAACCTGAACGAGCTACATAGGACGCTTGGGCTTCCACCTGCTAAGGAGCCGGGTCAGTGGCGTAGCTCTCTAAAAGACAAACTCGTTAAAGATGCAAATTTGCATGTTTTAGCAGGACGCTCCGGTGGCACACTGGCAACTGAGGAAGCGGCTATTGCCTATGCGATGTGGGTCTCTGACGATTTCTACCTAAAGGTCATCCGTGCTTTCATCGCTTTACGTAACGACAAAGTGTCAGAAGCTAAGGCGCTGGCGCAGGACTCCAAGGAACTTAAGGGTCTCAAGCCTATAGCCCGTAACTGGCTGGAAAAGCTGGATAACCCGAAGCAGGGTCACACCCTGACAGAGTGTCTTAAGAATCTCGACTTCAGGTTAGGTACAAAGCTGGTATCAGCCAAGGCTCTTAATGCCGTGTTGAAGTCAGGGCGTATAGCTAATCCCTTCTATAGTCGCAAGCTTGACGGTCGAGGACAGCCTGTATTTGACATCTCGTCAGGTGGCTGGATGACCAGCTTCAATCCGAAGGGTCTGGAGAATGTCTATTACCGTCTTCAGGATAACCACTACAACGGTCAGGAAGGGCTTAAGGTCCTCACCAAGGGCTACGAGTGGCTTAAGTCCAACAAGGTCGAGCTGGTTCGTCTCTGCGCTAAGGGAGGACTCTAA
- a CDS encoding DUF1161 domain-containing protein, which produces MKRLPWITALLLAGIAPAALAAPDNCERIKSDIQQRIINNGVPESGFMLNIVPNDQADKPDAEVVGHCANDTLKILYTRTSSGNYPVSGGGNQAPAPREPQ; this is translated from the coding sequence ATGAAACGGTTACCCTGGATTACTGCACTTTTGCTGGCGGGCATCGCCCCGGCCGCGCTGGCGGCACCCGATAACTGCGAACGGATCAAAAGCGACATCCAGCAGCGGATCATCAATAACGGCGTACCGGAAAGCGGCTTTATGCTGAACATTGTACCTAACGATCAGGCCGATAAGCCCGACGCCGAAGTGGTAGGCCATTGCGCCAATGACACCCTCAAAATCCTCTATACCCGCACCAGCAGCGGCAACTATCCGGTCAGCGGAGGCGGCAATCAGGCCCCGGCGCCACGCGAGCCGCAGTGA
- a CDS encoding YnfC family lipoprotein, whose protein sequence is MNKHALMLVLAALLMGCDNTAAPLSFTPEMASFSNEFDFDPLRGPVKDFSQTLFNEKGEVAKRVSGTLSTEGCFDSLELHDLEANTGIALVLDANYYLDAQTQQKKLRLQGKCQLAELPASGISWDTDDNGFIVSAHGKDMEVNYRYDADGYPLGKTTVSGEQHLSITATPAADKRKKLDYTSVSQLNEKPLGNVKQTCDYDSHDNPVECELEVVDESVKPAVSRKYTIKNSIEYY, encoded by the coding sequence GTGAATAAACACGCGCTTATGCTTGTCCTTGCAGCACTGTTGATGGGGTGTGATAACACCGCCGCGCCGCTGTCGTTTACGCCAGAAATGGCCAGTTTTTCCAACGAGTTTGATTTCGATCCCCTGCGCGGGCCGGTGAAAGACTTCAGCCAGACGCTGTTCAATGAAAAAGGGGAAGTGGCAAAGCGCGTCAGCGGCACGCTCTCCACGGAAGGCTGTTTTGACAGCCTGGAGCTGCACGATCTCGAGGCCAACACCGGCATCGCCCTGGTGCTGGACGCTAATTATTATCTTGATGCCCAGACCCAGCAAAAAAAGCTGCGGCTGCAGGGCAAATGCCAGCTGGCGGAACTGCCCGCGTCGGGGATCTCATGGGATACCGATGACAACGGGTTCATCGTCAGCGCCCACGGCAAGGATATGGAAGTGAACTATCGCTACGATGCCGACGGCTATCCGCTGGGCAAAACCACCGTCTCCGGGGAGCAGCATCTCTCGATTACGGCGACACCGGCGGCAGATAAGCGCAAGAAGCTGGACTACACCTCGGTAAGCCAGTTGAACGAGAAGCCGCTGGGCAATGTGAAGCAGACCTGTGATTACGACAGCCACGATAATCCCGTGGAGTGCGAGCTGGAAGTGGTGGATGAAAGCGTTAAACCTGCGGTGTCGCGGAAGTACACCATCAAAAACAGCATCGAATACTACTAA
- a CDS encoding DUF1283 family protein yields the protein MRKLSTRLCLAALLAAVFIAPVSANTSKLIIESGDSAQSRQNAAMDKEQWNDTRSLRHKVNTRAEKEWDKEDVAFDARDKCQQSANVNAYWEPNTLRCLDRRTGRVMAP from the coding sequence ATGCGTAAATTGAGCACACGCCTCTGTCTGGCTGCCCTGCTGGCCGCTGTTTTCATCGCGCCAGTATCCGCCAACACCAGCAAACTGATTATTGAATCCGGCGACAGCGCCCAGAGCCGTCAGAATGCCGCCATGGATAAAGAGCAATGGAACGACACCCGCAGCCTGCGCCACAAGGTGAATACCCGCGCTGAGAAAGAGTGGGATAAAGAGGATGTAGCCTTTGACGCGCGGGATAAGTGCCAGCAGAGCGCCAACGTCAACGCCTACTGGGAGCCCAACACCCTGCGTTGCCTCGACCGCCGCACCGGCCGCGTGATGGCCCCCTGA
- a CDS encoding YnfA family protein: protein MFKTTLLFFATALCEILGCFLPWLWLKKGASVLLLIPAGVALALFVWLLTLHPAASGRVYAAYGGVYVCTALLWLRVVDGVKLSLYDWAGAAVALCGMLIIVAGWGRA from the coding sequence ATGTTTAAAACAACTTTGCTCTTTTTCGCCACGGCGCTGTGCGAAATTCTCGGCTGTTTTCTGCCCTGGCTATGGCTGAAAAAGGGCGCTTCGGTGCTGCTGTTAATTCCCGCGGGCGTTGCCCTGGCGCTGTTTGTCTGGCTGCTGACGCTGCATCCGGCGGCAAGCGGGCGCGTCTATGCCGCCTATGGCGGGGTGTACGTCTGCACCGCGCTGCTGTGGCTGCGGGTGGTGGATGGCGTGAAGCTGAGCCTCTACGACTGGGCTGGCGCGGCGGTTGCGCTGTGCGGCATGTTAATCATCGTGGCAGGCTGGGGGCGCGCATAA